Genomic DNA from Macadamia integrifolia cultivar HAES 741 chromosome 6, SCU_Mint_v3, whole genome shotgun sequence:
ATTATTTGTACGTTAACATGGCCAAATGTAATCCCTTTGAATCCCTTTGGCGCCCTTATATAGTGGGTATATATTCATTACTATGGATGGGTAAAGGGGAATTCAGTAATTAAGAGCAACTCTATAAGAGTTGAGTTCAATACTGTGGGTATTTATGGAAGTGAAAACAACAATTGGCGGCATCCTCTAATGTACATGCGGAGGATTCAAACTCGATCTATCACTAATTAACGCCATCCTCGATCTCCCTTGATAAACATGCATGAAGGTATATATCAACTTTTAAGGAGATCAGTTCCTCagaaaaaagatcctctccaattaatTGGGTGCCCAATTAGTGAGCCAAGGGCTCGGAGGGTGAGGGTCTGACGTCATCCCAGCCCTTGGATCACTATCGGGCGCCCAATTAATTGGGGAGGACCCGAATCTAACTCTACATGTATGTTCACATCAACTTACATGGTAGGTGCGAATCCCTGTCCCACTTTCTGCCACTTAAAGTGTGAAGAGAGGTGTTTATGCTGAGATTGGATCCTCTGCACGTATGTTCATCTGGATGTACATGTAAGGATCCAACACAAGTCTCACTTCCTATCATTTAAAAGGTGAAGAAGTGTTATTTAtgacagaaaaaaaagggacaggtgttggatcctcacatgtacgTCCAGATGAACATACATGGAGAGGATCCATTCTCGTTTataaaagcaaaaggaaaaggtGTTGGCATCTCACACATATATGCAGTGGATCCATTCTCTATCAACTTTGATAGACCATATTACCATACCTGAACCATTATTTTCATACTGATTAAACAGGATCATGTGGCTTTGATGAAGAATTTGGGTGTCAATGCTTGCAGATTGTCGATTGCATGGACCAGAATACTACCAAGTAAGTAGTAAGATATTGGATGTATACAAGCCTATGATCTGGACTGTGGTTGAGGAAATAATATTGGTTCAATTTAAAGTTTATTTAGATATGATAAATTTGTGTTATGCATGATTTCTTAAACATTATAAATTTGTAGCTGGAAAGCTAAGTGGAGGTGTGAACGAGGAAGGCATCACATATTATCGTAACCTCATCGAAGAGCTTGTAAACAACggtaaaatctctctctctctctctctctctctctctcaaaacaaataacaaatattatCATAAAATTGTCTTAAATATATGAAGGGATTCAGCCTTTCGTGGTCCTTTTTAACTGGGATCTTCCTCAAGCCCTCGAAGATGAGTATGGTAGTTTCTTGAATTCTCAAATCATGTGAGTATTGACTTCTTCttccaaatattattttttcaccAATCTTCccaaaatttggaaactcaaTTCTCATTGActctattaatatatatatatatatatatatatttatatatatatgcagCAAGGATTTCAAAGACTACGTAGACATTTGCTATGCAAAATTTGGGGACCGTGTGAAGCATTGGATCACCTTGACCGAACCAATTTTTTACACCATTGGAGGATATATTACTGGCACCTATCCTCCTGGCTCTATGGTTGATCCTGGAACAAACCCATATATTGTTGTCCACAACTTGCTCCTTTCTCATGCAACCGCAGTGGATATCTACAGGAAGAATTACCAGGTAATTAATAAGCTTAAACGTAGTCCTGTGACAAAAGTTAATAATTAATCTGATATTGCATATCTGATTACATCTGGTGCTTAGATGCCACTTTCTACACACCATGGACTCTATTATTTCTCTATCAGTGTTTTGATCTATATATTTTTATGGAGATAGtatggagaatttttaaccCTAGATGGATGTACTTAATTATCCTTTACAGAAAACCCAAAATGGCAAGATTGGAATTGCATTGGATTGTGAGCATATGGTTCCTTTCTCCAATGATCCGGCTGACATTGAAGCTGCTGCAAGAGCTTTTGATTTCACATTAGGATGGTGGGTCTTTATTAATTTTTGATAtctttaataattttttatgaaaataaaatttccacataatctcttttatttttgctttcttttataaGGTTTATGAATCCAATAACCTCTGGAGACTACCCAAACATCATGAAAGAGCGGGTGGGTAAGCGGCTGCCAAAGTTTACTCCTAAAGAATCTCAACTGTTGAAAGGCTCATATGACTTCTTGGGATTAAACTATTATACTGCAAAATATGTTAAGAATGTTGCTTCCTCTCCTACACCTAGTTTTATCACCGATGGTTGCTACAAAAGGTTAAGTAAGTATAAATAAAGGACTCATAGCACCTTCACAAAATTTTCTAATTAAATCATTAGGAATTACTATCTGATTATACCAACAAATTCCTcaactttttggtttttgttataTGATGTAACAGCTCACAAAGGTGGAGTTCCGATTGGTCCACCGGTATGAATCTTTTTCTTATAACCAATCATCAAATGAATTATAGAAATAATTCTATCTTCATAAAAATTAAAGTTAATTGTAAAGATTTCATCCCAAATTTTCGAACTTGTAAGGGGAAGGATTCCCAAATGTATAAGAGGGACTGCATGCTAATTTATTGGCCAGTCTGAGACTAAACTCCCAACCCTCCCTTGTAGGTGTGGCAGTACGTACTATGAACACGTGGAGATGGTAAAagctgctttgataccatgtaaacAATCTTAGTCCATTTGTTGTCCTCCCTAAGTTATCTGTCCGAGTGTAGAGCTAAGTATGCTAAAGCTATACGTGAGGGGGAGTTTTGAGATGTTAGGAGTTGTAGAGGTATAGTCCCTCATTGGTTAAATTCTGTCCATGGTAGTTTCATCATATACTTCAGAagttatctccacctaatgcCTTAACATATTGGATTGGACCCTCCAACAGTAAATCTATTGTCACTTAGTGTAATTTGGAATTATATTGATGGAAAAAGTTCATTAGAATGGTCCATCATATCTTCAAAAACTGATCAAGATGGTCTATTATTTTTTGTGACGTGAATAGTTTGTTTTGGCCAACTGATAGTTGGATAAGTTGTACATCATATAGATTAGTTAATATGTTAAATTTCAGACTCAATGCAACCAATATTCTCCTATGTATGTTCATACctccttgtatttttttcaaTCATATGTATTAACAACTACCGAATATACAGACTGGTTCAGAATGGATCTACATCTATCCACAAGGGATAAAAGATCTTCTGCtgtacataaaaaagaaatataatgaCCCCATTGTTTACATTGCTGAGAATGGTAATATCATTGatctatcttttattttattgggtgTTTAATAAATTTGTTGTCAAGGAAATTCATATCAATAAAATCCATTGGGTTTTTTTGCAGGAATTTCAGACCACAGCTTTTCGACAAAGGATGAATTTCTCAAAGATGACCAAAGAGTACAAGCCCTCAAGGATCATCTGTCTTACCTTAAGATTGCCATGGAGTGAGTATATATTACATCGCTCTTGTTCTTGGAGAAAACATTCATgggaaacaaaaattaaataaaatgtcacacatatttattttatgttgaggaTCTCAGGGTGACAATTTAGCAGTATAGTGGCCATCCCCACCATTAATCTTgtcccaaatttttttcttttatgttttatttgcaccaaaaaagaaacaaaaaaagttTTGATTGTCTTGAGTGATTTTAATTCGTTatcttaaagattttttttgtttaagaattcaaaacatatattttttctttattttgcagTGCTGGTGCAAAGGTGAAGGGATACTTCGTGTGGTCTTTGCTGGATACCTTTGAATGGAATGCTGGCTACACAGTCCGCTTTGGTATTAACTATGTGGACTTCAATGATGATCTAGCAATAAATCCAAAGGAGTCAGCCATCTGGTTTAAAACATTCCTTCACCCGAACCAACAAGAGTGAATAATATAGTCTTCCTTCAAGTTATATCCTATGTATGAAATAAAGGTTATCTTTGTGTGATTTCCAGTTATGTTTCTATCCTATTTCTGAGAATAGTTTATGTCAGAAGTAAAAATAGCTTGGTATCTAGTACAAATAATAgattgtagtaggtttggtatGTCTACTTGTGGAATAAATTATgtgttttaatttattttatcgaagttatttatttttagaagtcCATCTATAACATATTTGAACATATGGGGCACACGATAGTCATGATCTCCATATAAGTCATCAGGAAAAATGAACGAGATTCATACTTTTTTCTTGCTAGAAGATAATTtcaatgaagagaaaaaatggaaaaacatccGGAGATGAGACACAAGAAAAACAGGACACAGCAGAAGCTACTAGAGAAACTAACCACTTTCACCTTCTGCATGGCCATTAGCAGAAGAGGCTAGCCTCAGTCTAACTGAATTTATAACTATGCCAACCCAAAACACCATTCTCCAAGCACTCCATAATGTGCCTTGGAAATGTGACAGAGGACTCAGACATCCCTGTTCTTCGTAGGCTTGCACCAGTACACTTCCAGAGGAGGCCGGACCCTTGAGGTCTCCACATCCAGGCGCAGACTTCTGCAGCGAGTTATGTCTCTTAGCGATCTCACCTCCCCCTTCAGTTTACTGACACACAGGCTCAGATCCTAACGGCAGTATTCAAAAATATATTGGGCATCATTTAAATGACATCTCCTATTACGTTCCCACCAAATGTTCGCTGCTATAATCGAAAAACCCAACACCCAGGGAGTTCTGAGGTTTAGGATTCTGGCCTTACTCTTCCACCACATTATAAAACTGTCAACCGATTTGTGGGCCTGCCACTTCAAGACACGTGCATTGCACAGGAACCTCACAGAAACGACCCCAGAGACCATCATATTTGCAATCACATTCTCTTTGAATTCAACTTTGGATGTGTATGCTTCCTCTGGGTCCACATTACACCATCCAGCTATGCTACTGTTCCTTGTGAAAATATCAAGATCAGGCTGTGACCAATTGGCCGGTTTCGGAGCACCAGGTTCAGATGGTCAGCTGTGACAGAATTTTATCCTAGAATTAATTGTTCACAGAGACTAGAGAGATACCATGATTGAAGGTCAAACTATAAATTCAGTGTCCTTACATCAGTTCAAACCCACATGCCTCTGCGACAGGCCGATTTGGATATTTGGTGCCTTGTCCACAGAAACGCATAGCTCTTGTTATATCACAATAGGCAGCGCAAATCGAGACAACCCATTTTCCATATGGTTGCTTTGGTGTTCCTAGATAATTGCATTCCAACTGCAGTTTCTCTGAGCAACCTTCCCCTGTTTGATTATTAGCATAATTTTATATACAAAGTATTAGTACGTGAATGTAAATgcaaccaaaagaaaatgaaatatatacAATAATAAATGTTAGTCAGTTTCCTCAAAACTACTTAAATATAAGCAGTTTTAACTTTCAAGTTTTATCTTGCCCATAAAACCGATTATGTGTTTCCAGGAGTGATTTACTGTAATTTTCTGGCGAATATTTTCGACATTTTAagttaaataagaaaaaaaagttacaaacTGCAAGGAATTAAAACATTCTTTTTGATTGTCAATTGGGAACTCATAATGCTGAAGACAGCTTTTAAACAACTCCATATACAATTCTAGAACTTCCACTTTGTCGAGACTGATGTGTTTACTCCTATTGTATCGATAGGGGTAATTTGGGACTTATACTTCAATCTTTTAAATAAGGGTACAGTGGTCCTGTTTTATACTAATGGGGGGAAGTTTTTTTCTTGTGCTTATTTCATCATATTATTTAATGCATATTGTTCGCGGCTGGAGCTCTCCTCTTCATCGATTTCTTCTTCCCCTCATCTTCTCCTTTCTACTCTCCTTCTATTATTCTCCTATTAGTTGTTTGTTGATCTGATATACTGTTACGTGTTacgtggtatcagagccaggagGTTGGGTGATCGATCCCTGAAGGTTCAAGGGGTCTGTTTTATGAGTTGTTGTGCCACTACTTTGCGCTCCTTGGTGCCACGTGATGGTGTCACGTACAGAACCGTGTGTGTGGCCTGCATGTGCATCCAGTGGGTGTGTGTGTTGATATgcgttgatatacattgttgagGGTGTTGATGTGTGTTGACATACATTGTTGAACTCTCACTTAACAGctcgagcttttgggataagcgaTTATAACACAATTATATCATAAGAATGTACCGGAACCTAATtattgagaagaaaagaaagttaaAATCTGCAAAATATATAAGTTGAATGAGGTGATCTTTATTATTCCCCTCCTTCTAAGTAAATGGTAAATAGTAATAGGGTACAATGAAAGGGTTGAATACTCATAAATAAAAGGCCTCAATAATGAACTTTCGAAAATAAAATTACGAAAACGAGGAAAATTTAATTCTGACCAGAAAACCCAAGAAAGCATCTGCATTGTCCCAATTCCCGGTTACAAACACCTTGACCACTACAGTCATTCCCACCTATTTTCTATCACCACAAACAGGAGTTATGAACAGTGATGTACTGGAAGTGCAACTGATCCAACCTTTTAAACTGTGGATCTCCTTACTAAAAATTGCTACAGATAATGAATTTAATGATGTAGTCAAAAGAAACAGGACAaaacttttccttctttctttctttcttttttttttttttggggggggggtgtgtgggggTGAGACAATTACAGAACTTGACAAttcaaatatttaatttttgcgaacacttcatttaaaataaagataaaaaaaactcaaaagaggAAGACAAAACTTTAGAAGTACAAGATGAGATCTTAGCAGTATGATCTTGCAAAATCCAAGCTAACACTCCAATCAAAGGAAAATAGTGAGACCCACCCCTCAAAGTGATTACACTTTTAAGCATCTTTCTATTCCCCTAAGATAAAtgaccacccccccccccccaacccaaaaaaaaaaaaaaagaattaatccATAGCTACATGAGGGTTTCCTTAAATGAAGAAATATTAGTACGATTCTGCCTTGCCTCCCAATTaagactatgtttggttgcaagggaaatcaaaggaaaggaaagcaaaattttcatttttaaaaaagaaatatatgtaatcattaccccatgtgactatataattatttcaaatcattccatatttggttgtAAAATTTCACGTTACTTTACATTCAAAACTCTTTGctgtaatatgtaaaataaaaattacatgtaaaatgtatcattactaaatatggttaaaaaaatcaagttatATCACATtaaatcacatggggtaataattataaatattcatttttttaagtatgaagatttcatttcctttccctttaaattccccttgcaagcAAACGGAGCCTTCCGAAACCTGCATTTGTTGATTTTGAAAGAAAGAGCCTGCAACATGAAACAAGAAACTAAgagccaaggaaaaaaaaaatttggagaaAGTTATGATTTCATTCAAAATAGTTCATGTTAGAGATATACCCATTTAGAAGAGTTGAATCCACCGGCACCACCAAACCTCGTTcgaaaaaagtatatatatttataaaattcaaaacaaaaacacgagagagagagagagagagagagagagagagagagagagagagaggctaatAAGGACGAAAGCCGCCAAGGCCCTTAGATGTACAGGTGGAAAGCGTGAACATAGGAATATTTTGACACGTGCGGATGATTTGGCAGCCTAAATGCATCCACGATGTTTGAACATCATCAGTAATctatgtattattattattaatttttttttaatgaatacgTATAATTAGTTTACCACGTGGTCAACTGGGTTCATATTTTAGTGATAGGTGGCTCCACCCTCAATTGATTACTTGTTGTATTGTATGGTACAAGAGGTTACTCGGCTGGCAAAGATCAacatctcaaaatgaagagaggtTAGGAGTTTAACTCTTGGAGTCAAACAATCGAAGAAAAAATTTCGATTGTTTACTCTATTCTTTCTTATGAAAGAAaacatataaattttaaaaattttatgtcataaaaatatggaaaaaagagCACTATATGTGCCCTACTCGAGACATGGGATCACATGAAAAGACAGACCTGTCTTCCAAGATCGATGTCTATGCATATTCTTTGCTTTTCCACATGATAGCATAGTAGTCATACAATGATACGACTCGATGGCAATCCCTCTCCTTAAAAAATGATGTGCTACCAAGCTTATAACATTTTTCAATGGATTTTTGCTTCAAACCTTATGTATTGGTAACATCCATCATGGATTAGCGAATGTTAAATTTACTAAAATACTTTACTTGTATTCAATTATTCCCTAGTACTTTACACAATCTACAATTGTGACTCTTACCTTTGATCTTCTAATTAAGTATTGACCTGCACTCTCTTCATATATAAATACTAGATTATTATAGAACtttataaatagataaaagATGACAAGACCTACTCCTACTCTAAATTTGAGGGTTACATGGTTTACCATATGGTTGATATTAGTCTGAGATATATTGTTTAACTTGGCCACAATTTGGTGCTACTACCATTTacctttatatatttattttttatatttaagttAAAAACACTCATGTGAGTGGCTAGCCCACTTAATAAGCTTATTAAGGTGACCCACAGTTTGAAGCTTTGGATAGATAGTACATGGTATAAACTAGAGGTGCAAGATTGGCCCTATCTGCCCAAACATGGCCTGGGCTGAAAATCTCTAGCCCTGAGTTAGGATCGGGTCGAGTTAAGGTTGAGACGTCAAGCTGGGCTTGGCCAGGCCTGGCTCGACCTAGtctggcccaacccaaccctgatttTGACCTGGATTTTATATGAAGTATAAACTTTGATTTTAGACAGTAGAGGAAACACCATTACATATAACAACAATAAACAAAAgtcttaagaaaaaaatctcaaaaaattaaatacatgGAAGAGGCGAAGGAGTTAGGGTTTTTGGATTAATTAGTGTTTAAGCATCGTCAAACATGGAAGGGCTATTCCAAAAATAGAGGAGAAACTATGAATGGAATGTTGGATACACAATTCGCTTTAGTATTCACTACGTGGATCGACTTCAACAATAACCTCTAAATACGTCAAAAGAATTCAGCCAAATGGTTTAAAAAATCCCTCTCTCAATGTAGGGAGTGAATATTACTAAGGCTGTCTTTATTATGATTCGCATTTTGTTTATGTCCTATTTCTGAGAATAATCTGTGAGtcagaaataaaaatcatgTGGTAACTAGTACAGAATCCAGACAATGATTCTGGTAGGTTTGGTATGTCTATGTATGGAATAAATTATGTATCTTAAATTATTTTgttgatattatttatttttaaaagtcCATTTATATATTTGAACAGCTGATCCCACACAATTCAGATTTGGACCTACATCAAATTACAACAAACGGCTCTCATCAGGTTGTCAAAGTGACCAAAGACACTTGGATTGTGTATGAGttaagaaatataaaaatataaaaatataaaaatgtaaaaaaaaataccaatatTTATTTGAATTCAATAACTTCCAATTGTTAGGGAAAAAAACCACGAAGATTGGATTCTCATGTTCATTTGTCATGTTTAATCTTACGGTGTTGACTAGTGGCAAAATAAAGTTTCTAGAAACCCGGGGCATGGAAAGTTGATGCCAATGTATGATTGCTTGAAAAATGATATAAGACTATGGAATATGACAATACATGAGAgtataattgaatttgagtgtAAATTCTTCGACATGAATAATCAAGATCATTTATTAGGTATCGACTTATTTGTCAAAATTACTATATCACCCTTTGCACGTGGAATAAATAAGCACACAAATGAGCAAAAATAAGAGATGTCATGTTTTTAAGGTGAAAGAACTCTGTCTAGTTGGGCACAAGAAACAACAACGCACACAATTAATGAAAGGATGTACACCACCAGGACAAGGTTCTTTTCCCATATTTCGAAATAAAAGAGGTTGGCTGAGTGTAGGCCCAATTGAATATCATCGTAATAAGTAATAGTGGTGttatctgccatgtggcaagtCAAATGGATTCATATTTGAGTGATAGGTTGCCCCACCCTCACCTACTTATGTGTCAATTTTAtctcaaacctttttttttttttttttgggtagaaaatcTCAAACCCTACTCTTTCAACTTTGTAAGTAcatgaaaataaaggaaaaccaATGAGACGTATCACTTTGGAATATTTATTATCTAAGAAGTTCAAAGACTTTTGTCTTATAAACATCAGGGACTGATCGAACGTATGGGCCGAGGACAGTCTACAATTTTTTGCTATGACCTGTTTTATGATATGGAAATATGGAGCTCTATAATTTTGTTGAAAATTCAACTTAGGTTACTTCAAAGCAACTACAATTCTACTATTGTATAGGTAAATGTAAATTTTAGAAcggtaagtgttttttttttttttgctactctCTATCATACTAAGCACCGCTGACCAATGGCTAGTCTACTGGACGCTAGTAGGGCCAACAGTCACCTACTCctacacacacacccacacacacaaaGCTATGATAGGTTCAATTCGTGCTGATTCTTCAAGCCGaaactaccaccactaggctatcctaacATGGTACATAATACAATGTAGATGAGATTGAAGTTGACATTTGGATCCAAGAACGGGTTCCAATCTAACAGTGATCATGAGTTCTTTCATGCCCTTCCCCTTTGTTGCAAAATGAGTATTAAATGAAGTTTAAAATACCTGTTTTTTAGTttggttttgaaattttaggTTTTGTGTTTTTTCTCCCAAAAGTTTTTACTGGTTTTTGGAGtagctttttaaaaaaatacacTTTTGGAGTTGCttttaagaaataattttttgtgtgaaactttagggcctgtttgataacgtttcaagaaacgcgtttctgccgtttctgtttccagaaacagcagaaatggagtaaaaagcgtttgataaaactgtttcgtttcacatattttcagaaatagaaatagaaattttcacttatttatggttcaagaaacgacccaggcgaaacaagttcaacttgtttcgccatttctggaaacgacttgtggccattctttcactggttattatcgacttctaaaaacatgacttatcaaacaccttcaatttcgtttctatttctaaaaacgaaaatttatgtttctatcgtttcttgaaacaaaaatgacagaaacgttatcaaacgggcctagTCTCATATTGAAAGTGGAAGAGAATaacaagaaattaataattAGGAACGGTACTTATGCACACTGAGTCGAAGCTAGTTGGGACATTAAAATGAAATATTATTTTGCTCTGGATTAGACCGGACTAATTTCaggatttatttttaattaaagttGGATACACTTTAGATGACACTGGTGGAACCCACAATGGCGTCATTTACATCTCAAATGATGTCAGTCTAAGGCCATTAAAAGTTAACTCTTATTGTCTAAAATTCACTCGAAGCCATTTCAACGGTATCTTTCAAGAAGTCACCTCTCTTGGAAAGGCTACTTTGAAAGGGTTTTTCACCTCTATAAATAAGAGTAGCTCCCTCTATGCGTCTTCCTTTTAGCATATTGTTATGTACTTTTATAATTCCGGCTATATATCCCACCATGATCGAGACATTTCTTTACCATCTTCatcattttttgttattatatttagaattataaaaataatataatatttaagaaGGGAAAACCAAACCCACGCAAAATCTTGGTCCCGGCCTTGCAGTGGATGTATAAAACCAATGACCACTGGCCGAAGTAGACACATTTTCTCCATGACCGAACAAGTGAATCTCACCTGAGCCTGACACAACATTAGACTACCCCATTTAGAGCAAATACTTTAACTCACTCTGTTCTTATtctttctatctctttctctatgcTTGGCTATTATTCCAGCGTTCATCCCGCCGTCCCTAATAGGCCTCCGGCGAGTTCTCTTTTCTCTAATAAGCTGCCGGTGTTTGTCTTGCCATCTCTAATAGGCCGCCGACGACTCCGCTGGAACTGGtaagttctctttctctttctctctcgtcttccgtcttcttcttctacttcttctctttAACTCACTCTGTTCTTATtctttctatctctttctctgtgCTTGGCTATTATTTCAGCGTTCATCCCGCCGTCCCTAATAGGCCGCCGGCGAGTTCTCTTTTCTCTAATAAGTTGCCGGTGTTCGTCTCGCCGTCTCTAATAGGCCGCCGACGACTCTGCTGGAACTGGtaagttctctttctctttctctctcgtctTCCGTCGTCTTCTTGTCTTCTCTCTCGTCTTCCGTCTTCCGTCTTCTTCTGGGTCGATTTCTATTTTGTACTTGTGTTTTTAAAAATTGAAGAGAGATAGTGAACGTGCTCTTCTTTGTTCAGATATCTCAACtacatttatttctttttctttctaaaaggATGTGGGGAGTTAGGGTGGGGAGTTAGTTTAGCTTGTGGCTTTATGGTTTAATCTGTTTTCCTCTTTCATATCTAGCCTCTTGTTTATTTTCCGAGATGGTCGAATCTGACAAAATTAAATCTCTCATTAATTTTCATCcaaat
This window encodes:
- the LOC122082294 gene encoding beta-glucosidase 24-like, with product MVNALMPQSATNVHRPLSLLQKPLNILGHGSSLRLQHIGPRRTEALRRNWPKECSIRASISNETNNHEIKRSDFPQDFIFGTATSAYQYEGAATGGKGRSNWDEFTHRYPDKIRDGTNADFALDSYHRYKDHVALMKNLGVNACRLSIAWTRILPTGKLSGGVNEEGITYYRNLIEELVNNGIQPFVVLFNWDLPQALEDEYGSFLNSQIIKDFKDYVDICYAKFGDRVKHWITLTEPIFYTIGGYITGTYPPGSMVDPGTNPYIVVHNLLLSHATAVDIYRKNYQKTQNGKIGIALDCEHMVPFSNDPADIEAAARAFDFTLGWFMNPITSGDYPNIMKERVGKRLPKFTPKESQLLKGSYDFLGLNYYTAKYVKNVASSPTPSFITDGCYKRLTHKGGVPIGPPTGSEWIYIYPQGIKDLLLYIKKKYNDPIVYIAENGISDHSFSTKDEFLKDDQRVQALKDHLSYLKIAMDAGAKVKGYFVWSLLDTFEWNAGYTVRFGINYVDFNDDLAINPKESAIWFKTFLHPNQQE